In the Hordeum vulgare subsp. vulgare chromosome 7H, MorexV3_pseudomolecules_assembly, whole genome shotgun sequence genome, one interval contains:
- the LOC123410513 gene encoding uncharacterized protein LOC123410513 isoform X2 — protein MNMTRAPRTTTSSTSARSTTTATRRSRFKHLWSFNECPHPTNEMQHPDLSRDHGLEARQIKFWFQNQWMRNMTGRTTASFTWRTTRSCARTSSCARCSGTSCSPTVVAHPLSRTTSTRKNCSWRNLVSRMSSTASPYTPTSPSTARSCRYRRAGHKCLSPRWTCPWVANRCTMYQWACTPSCYATAHNGWCCTCIDKPTIDRSSEETYICGMPSGIGMNGWSRDLEVRPVTWLRSSFSRAFSMRSFCSSK, from the exons ATGAACATGACGCGGGCTCCAAGAACAACCACCAGCAGCACCAGTGCCAGAAGCACGACCACCGCTACACGACGCTCTAGATTCAAACacttgtg GTCATTCAACGAATGTCCCCACCCCACCAACGAGATGCAGCACCCCGATCTCAGTCGTGACCACGGTCTAGAGGCCCGTCAAATTAAGTTTTGGTTCCAGAACCAGTGGAT GCGCAACATGACGGGTAGGACAACAGCTTCCTTCACGTGGAGAACCACAAGATCCTGTGCCAGAACATCGTCTTGCGCAAGATGCTCAGGAACGTCATGTTCCCCAACTGTGGTGGCCCACCCCTTGTCAAGGACGACTTCGACGAGAAAAAACTGCTCATGGAGAAACCTCGTCTCAAGGATGAGCTCGACCGCGTCCCCGTACACACCTACAAGTCCCTCGACCGCCCGTTCATGCAGATATCGTAGGGCAGGCCACAAATGTTTGTCTCCCCGCTGGACATGTCCATGGGTGGCTAATCGATGTACGATGTACCAATGGGCATGCACCCCCAGCTGTTATGCGACAGCACATAACGGTTGGTGTTGCACGTGCATTGATAAGCCAACAATCGATAGGTCCAGTGAGGAGACATACATCTGTGGCATGCCCAGTGGCATAGGCATGAATGGGTGGTCGAGGGACTTGGAGGTGAGGCCAGTAACATGGCTAAGGTCCTCCTTTAGCCGGGCGTTCTCCATGCGCAGCTTCTGCTCGTCAAAGTAG
- the LOC123410513 gene encoding uncharacterized protein LOC123410513 isoform X1, whose product MNMTRAPRTTTSSTSARSTTTATRRSRFKHLWSFNECPHPTNEMQHPDLSRDHGLEARQIKFWFQNQWIRRNMTGRTTASFTWRTTRSCARTSSCARCSGTSCSPTVVAHPLSRTTSTRKNCSWRNLVSRMSSTASPYTPTSPSTARSCRYRRAGHKCLSPRWTCPWVANRCTMYQWACTPSCYATAHNGWCCTCIDKPTIDRSSEETYICGMPSGIGMNGWSRDLEVRPVTWLRSSFSRAFSMRSFCSSK is encoded by the exons ATGAACATGACGCGGGCTCCAAGAACAACCACCAGCAGCACCAGTGCCAGAAGCACGACCACCGCTACACGACGCTCTAGATTCAAACacttgtg GTCATTCAACGAATGTCCCCACCCCACCAACGAGATGCAGCACCCCGATCTCAGTCGTGACCACGGTCTAGAGGCCCGTCAAATTAAGTTTTGGTTCCAGAACCAGTGGAT CAGGCGCAACATGACGGGTAGGACAACAGCTTCCTTCACGTGGAGAACCACAAGATCCTGTGCCAGAACATCGTCTTGCGCAAGATGCTCAGGAACGTCATGTTCCCCAACTGTGGTGGCCCACCCCTTGTCAAGGACGACTTCGACGAGAAAAAACTGCTCATGGAGAAACCTCGTCTCAAGGATGAGCTCGACCGCGTCCCCGTACACACCTACAAGTCCCTCGACCGCCCGTTCATGCAGATATCGTAGGGCAGGCCACAAATGTTTGTCTCCCCGCTGGACATGTCCATGGGTGGCTAATCGATGTACGATGTACCAATGGGCATGCACCCCCAGCTGTTATGCGACAGCACATAACGGTTGGTGTTGCACGTGCATTGATAAGCCAACAATCGATAGGTCCAGTGAGGAGACATACATCTGTGGCATGCCCAGTGGCATAGGCATGAATGGGTGGTCGAGGGACTTGGAGGTGAGGCCAGTAACATGGCTAAGGTCCTCCTTTAGCCGGGCGTTCTCCATGCGCAGCTTCTGCTCGTCAAAGTAG